From a region of the Hyphomicrobiales bacterium 4NK60-0047b genome:
- the ybeY gene encoding rRNA maturation RNase YbeY — protein MEQDETSVNETPVIEWRDHKEGQDLEIELIIEDQNWGDLSSDFSFLKEASLLALSQEAIKSAPLAMKSPHRLAVLVMSNDASIRDLNITYRGKDKATNVLSFPSTENLLPGEELEPVHIGDVILAYEYVTKEAKNEKKPIKSHLSHLVIHGVLHLLGYDHETSEDAEIMETLEIKLMKQLGLDNPYEGEPVV, from the coding sequence GTGGAACAAGATGAAACCTCAGTCAATGAAACTCCTGTAATTGAATGGAGAGATCATAAAGAGGGGCAAGATCTAGAAATTGAACTTATCATTGAAGATCAAAATTGGGGTGATTTAAGCTCTGATTTTTCATTTTTAAAAGAAGCTTCCCTTTTAGCCTTAAGCCAGGAAGCGATTAAGTCGGCGCCCTTGGCCATGAAATCACCACATCGGCTTGCTGTCTTGGTCATGAGCAATGATGCATCCATCAGAGATTTAAACATAACTTACCGGGGCAAAGATAAAGCAACAAATGTTCTCTCCTTTCCATCAACCGAAAACTTGTTACCAGGTGAAGAGTTGGAGCCAGTTCATATAGGTGATGTGATTTTAGCCTACGAATATGTAACAAAAGAAGCCAAAAATGAGAAAAAACCGATAAAATCGCACCTTTCTCACTTAGTTATTCATGGAGTGTTACATCTTTTGGGCTATGATCATGAAACAAGCGAAGATGCTGAGATTATGGAAACACTTGAAATTAAGCTAATGAAACAGCTAGGATTAGACAATCCTTATGAAGGTGAGCCTGTTGTTTGA
- a CDS encoding PhoH family protein, with protein MGAYTKSGSDKKTKKTSSHSQSISFEDNRLLAILLGEFDGNLAIIEDRLNIDAYIHGNILTLEGSKEQCDMAQEILEHLYSRITTGADLTPGDIDGAIRHAESSELREEVEMASDQTKSVSKSKYEPLDDAPQKKSGKKTKKSESKGKQKSSENGKAQNGQNQNGQAHIRTRKKHITARTPRQSEYIRGMEQSDLVFAFGPAGTGKTYIAVAAAAAALEQGKVERIILSRPAVEAGERLGFLPGDMREKVDPYLRPLYDALYDCLPAERVEKELENNVIEIAPLAFMRGRTLANSFVILDEAQNCTTMQMKMFLTRLGEGSKMVITGDPSQVDLPRGEKSGLMDAAFVLRKVDEIKQVTFQGEDVVRRDLVAKIVAAYDEEE; from the coding sequence TTGGGGGCATATACTAAGTCCGGATCGGATAAAAAGACTAAGAAAACAAGTAGTCATTCCCAATCGATAAGCTTTGAAGATAATCGTTTACTTGCAATTTTGCTCGGCGAATTTGATGGCAACCTTGCCATTATAGAAGACCGCCTAAACATTGATGCCTATATTCATGGCAACATTCTCACCCTTGAAGGTTCAAAAGAACAATGTGACATGGCTCAAGAAATTCTTGAGCATTTATATAGTCGTATCACGACGGGAGCTGATCTCACTCCAGGTGATATTGACGGGGCCATCAGACACGCAGAAAGCTCAGAATTAAGAGAAGAGGTTGAAATGGCATCGGATCAAACTAAGAGCGTTAGTAAATCAAAATATGAACCGTTAGATGATGCGCCACAAAAAAAGTCTGGGAAAAAGACCAAAAAAAGTGAGAGCAAGGGGAAACAAAAATCCTCTGAAAACGGAAAAGCTCAGAACGGTCAAAATCAAAACGGTCAAGCCCATATCCGCACACGCAAGAAACACATCACGGCAAGAACGCCGCGCCAAAGTGAATATATCCGCGGTATGGAACAGAGCGATCTGGTCTTTGCTTTTGGCCCAGCCGGCACAGGCAAAACTTACATCGCAGTAGCCGCAGCAGCTGCCGCTTTAGAGCAAGGCAAAGTTGAAAGAATTATTCTCTCAAGACCGGCAGTTGAAGCTGGTGAACGTTTGGGGTTTTTACCAGGCGATATGCGCGAAAAAGTAGACCCTTATTTGCGCCCTCTCTATGATGCGCTTTATGATTGTTTGCCTGCGGAACGGGTTGAAAAAGAGCTAGAAAACAATGTCATTGAAATTGCGCCTTTAGCATTCATGCGGGGCCGCACCTTGGCGAATAGTTTTGTCATTTTGGATGAAGCGCAAAATTGCACGACCATGCAAATGAAAATGTTTCTCACGCGTTTAGGTGAAGGATCAAAAATGGTCATCACGGGAGACCCTAGTCAGGTAGATCTACCAAGGGGTGAGAAGTCTGGTTTAATGGACGCGGCTTTTGTGTTGCGTAAAGTGGATGAAATAAAGCAGGTCACCTTCCAGGGTGAAGATGTTGTGCGCCGTGATCTGGTCGCCAAAATCGTCGCGGCTTATGATGAGGAAGAATAA
- the miaB gene encoding tRNA (N6-isopentenyl adenosine(37)-C2)-methylthiotransferase MiaB — protein sequence MARLRSGQLKGQLRMTKKIFIKSYGCQMNVYDSERMAELMDTEGYEQTDEMSDADMVVLNTCHIREKAAEKVYSELGRVRKNKEQRSEQGKDTIIAVAGCVAQAEGEEIIRRAPIVDMVVGPQSYQNLPELLDEFKTGKKPVIETEFPEEDKFGKLPGITASSPCSFVTVQEGCDKFCTFCVVPYTRGGEFSRSAKQIIDDANRLVGQGVHELTLLGQNVNGYHGEGLDGKDWSLARLLDELSKIEGIERLRYTTSHPRDMEDDLIKAHRDNPKVMPYLHLPFQSGSDKILKDMNRRHTRDFYIELVDRIRDAQPELALSTDIIVGFPGETDKDFQDTMDLIEAIGYASAYSFKYSPRPGTPAAESEEQIDEDVKKERLAILQKRLTEQQKSFNESKVGSQMTVLLEKNGRKEGQLIGRSPYLQSVHLETEHAKIGDMVDVTIQSATLNSLQAVINSSS from the coding sequence ATGGCCCGGTTGCGTAGTGGGCAACTGAAGGGCCAACTAAGAATGACAAAGAAAATTTTTATCAAAAGCTATGGCTGCCAAATGAATGTCTATGATTCAGAGCGCATGGCTGAATTGATGGACACAGAAGGCTATGAGCAAACAGACGAGATGTCAGATGCTGACATGGTCGTGCTCAATACCTGCCATATCCGTGAAAAAGCGGCTGAAAAGGTTTATTCTGAATTAGGCCGTGTTCGTAAAAATAAAGAACAGCGAAGCGAACAAGGCAAAGATACGATCATCGCAGTCGCAGGTTGTGTGGCCCAAGCTGAAGGCGAAGAAATTATTCGCCGTGCGCCGATTGTTGATATGGTTGTCGGCCCTCAGTCTTATCAAAACCTACCCGAACTCTTGGATGAATTTAAGACAGGCAAAAAGCCGGTTATTGAAACCGAGTTTCCCGAAGAAGATAAATTCGGCAAACTACCAGGCATCACAGCCAGCTCACCTTGCTCTTTCGTCACCGTACAAGAAGGATGCGATAAGTTTTGCACTTTTTGTGTTGTGCCTTACACAAGAGGCGGTGAATTTTCACGCTCCGCCAAGCAAATCATCGATGATGCCAATCGTCTTGTTGGTCAAGGGGTTCACGAATTAACGTTGCTTGGGCAAAATGTAAACGGTTATCATGGTGAGGGCTTAGACGGCAAAGATTGGTCCCTTGCAAGATTACTCGATGAGTTGAGTAAAATTGAGGGCATAGAACGCCTTCGATACACCACAAGTCATCCACGTGATATGGAAGATGATTTAATCAAAGCGCACAGAGACAATCCTAAAGTGATGCCCTACTTGCACCTCCCATTTCAATCTGGCTCAGATAAAATTTTAAAAGATATGAACCGCCGCCACACGCGCGATTTTTATATCGAGCTGGTCGATCGCATTAGAGACGCGCAACCAGAGTTAGCGCTATCGACTGATATTATCGTAGGGTTTCCTGGTGAAACAGATAAAGATTTCCAGGACACCATGGATTTGATTGAAGCCATTGGTTACGCGAGCGCCTATTCGTTTAAATACAGCCCTCGTCCAGGTACACCGGCAGCTGAAAGTGAAGAGCAGATCGATGAAGATGTGAAAAAAGAGCGTCTTGCCATATTGCAAAAACGGCTCACTGAGCAGCAAAAATCGTTCAATGAAAGCAAAGTCGGCAGTCAAATGACTGTTTTGCTTGAGAAAAACGGCAGAAAAGAAGGTCAATTAATCGGTCGCTCTCCTTATCTTCAGTCCGTGCATCTTGAAACCGAACATGCTAAAATCGGCGATATGGTTGATGTAACAATTCAGTCTGCAACCTTAAATAGCTTGCAAGCCGTCATAAATTCATCATCATAG
- a CDS encoding MmcQ/YjbR family DNA-binding protein has translation MISYDEFNEFCKSLPQTTYVVQWGGAHVWKVGDKVFAIGGWNKGNNSGITFKCSEISYEMLKEQPGLRPAPYLASRGMKWIQMHDEPGLTKDELFSYIEESYHLVIKKLTKKKRKELGLEKEA, from the coding sequence ATGATTAGCTATGACGAATTTAACGAATTTTGCAAATCTCTGCCTCAAACAACATATGTCGTCCAATGGGGCGGCGCTCATGTTTGGAAAGTGGGAGACAAGGTCTTTGCCATTGGTGGCTGGAATAAGGGGAATAATTCTGGCATAACGTTCAAATGCTCAGAGATTTCATATGAAATGCTAAAAGAGCAACCTGGCTTGCGCCCAGCCCCCTATTTGGCCTCAAGAGGAATGAAATGGATCCAGATGCATGATGAGCCTGGATTAACGAAAGATGAGTTGTTCTCATATATCGAAGAGAGTTACCATCTAGTCATCAAAAAGCTAACAAAGAAAAAAAGAAAAGAATTAGGCCTGGAAAAAGAAGCTTGA
- a CDS encoding cobalt-precorrin-5B (C(1))-methyltransferase, with translation MVENTDADKKLKFGWTTGACATAATKAAFEALITGVFPKAVTITLPKGQTPTFAVTNTKLNADSAIAGIIKDAGDDPDVTHGATIISTVSWNEDKSNKISSVTFKAGPGVGMVTKPGLPIPPGEPAINPVPRELMTKTIEELAKEHSVSSNVIIEISVPNGEKIAKSTWNGRLGIVGGLSILGTTGVVVPYSCSAWIHSIHRGIDVARATNTDHIGAAVGNMSEKLILETHPLTETDLIDMGDFVGGMLKYLKKNPVPKVTIAGGFAKMSKLAMGEMDLHSKRSQVDKTWLASLLSSLGAAEEIVSKAKTANTALEILNLAQDNNLEIGTLVAEKAKQSVDQKLAGTTVDGDADCKIEILICDRKGQLVGRAAGEGF, from the coding sequence TTGGTAGAGAATACGGACGCAGATAAGAAACTCAAATTTGGCTGGACAACAGGAGCCTGCGCCACTGCTGCGACCAAAGCCGCGTTTGAAGCTTTAATTACGGGTGTGTTCCCCAAAGCCGTGACTATAACTTTGCCAAAGGGCCAAACTCCAACCTTTGCTGTGACGAATACAAAGCTTAATGCAGATAGCGCCATTGCGGGCATTATTAAAGACGCTGGTGATGATCCAGATGTTACCCACGGCGCCACGATCATTTCAACGGTCAGTTGGAATGAAGATAAATCCAACAAAATTTCTTCTGTGACTTTCAAAGCTGGGCCTGGTGTTGGCATGGTCACCAAACCGGGTCTCCCCATTCCACCAGGCGAACCGGCGATAAACCCCGTTCCCCGTGAATTGATGACAAAGACCATTGAGGAGTTGGCTAAAGAACATAGTGTCAGCTCAAATGTAATCATTGAAATCTCAGTGCCAAATGGTGAAAAAATTGCCAAGAGCACCTGGAATGGACGCTTAGGCATCGTAGGTGGGTTATCAATTCTAGGAACAACAGGGGTGGTTGTCCCCTACTCTTGTTCGGCATGGATCCACTCGATCCATCGCGGCATTGATGTCGCAAGAGCAACCAATACAGACCATATCGGAGCTGCCGTTGGCAATATGTCTGAAAAACTGATTTTGGAAACTCACCCTTTAACTGAAACTGACTTGATAGATATGGGTGACTTTGTTGGTGGCATGCTCAAATATTTAAAAAAGAACCCGGTACCCAAAGTAACGATTGCTGGCGGCTTTGCTAAAATGAGCAAATTGGCAATGGGTGAAATGGACCTCCACTCAAAACGATCCCAAGTTGATAAAACTTGGTTGGCATCTCTCTTATCATCCTTAGGGGCCGCAGAAGAAATAGTAAGCAAAGCAAAAACAGCAAACACGGCTTTGGAAATATTGAATTTAGCCCAAGATAATAATTTAGAAATCGGCACCTTGGTGGCAGAAAAAGCCAAGCAGAGTGTGGACCAAAAATTAGCTGGTACGACTGTTGATGGTGATGCTGATTGTAAAATTGAAATTCTAATTTGTGACCGAAAAGGTCAACTTGTAGGCCGAGCGGCGGGCGAGGGTTTTTAA
- the cobJ gene encoding precorrin-3B C(17)-methyltransferase → MQKIAIVLLNNKGIETAKLIQEQVKEEIIIWGLEGRVDGADKTFKETGTQLRDLFENGITIIGLCASGILIRSLAPILNNKRKEPPLLSVSDDGALVVPLLGGLTGANELAKEISRVTSGIPAITASGARHFAVQLEAPPKDYVLANPQDAKRITSDILNDTTLQLDGHASWLEDSGLPFTLNGDITMRVSVFEETPPSNGLLYHPKSVLVEVENVETNLDDIDKAFEELGLAKQAIAAIITNENGPIGQVKKLASSLNVPVRIVDNYTDLEIARRAKVPLSKQSGAKKLSLIELTSPPNINYIGRAIGKVTVIGLGPGKESWLTPEVKTALEQAEILVGYKTYVDMVPVRVGQQRLASDNRVELDRARDALDLANQGRNVVVVSSGDPGIFAMASAVLEAIDKNPVRWQNIDFQICPGLSAMQGAASLTGAPLGHDFAVISLSDIRKPFEIIEKRLIAAAKSDLVIAIYNPASKTRREQVERMKELLLEHKAPETNVLMAKNIGRDGEQTHFTTLGELDTDMIDMRTMLIIGSSKTKVIKGPNQTQLLYTPRDYG, encoded by the coding sequence TGATAAAACCTTTAAAGAAACGGGTACTCAACTACGTGACCTATTTGAAAATGGCATAACCATCATAGGCCTTTGCGCTTCAGGAATTTTGATCCGCAGTTTAGCCCCCATTTTAAATAATAAACGCAAAGAACCCCCTCTTTTATCAGTCTCTGATGATGGCGCACTTGTTGTGCCCTTACTCGGTGGTTTAACCGGGGCCAATGAATTGGCCAAAGAAATCAGCCGCGTAACAAGCGGCATCCCAGCAATTACAGCTAGCGGCGCGCGCCATTTTGCAGTGCAGCTAGAAGCGCCACCTAAAGACTATGTCTTAGCAAACCCACAGGATGCGAAACGCATCACATCAGACATCTTGAATGATACCACCCTGCAATTAGATGGTCATGCCAGTTGGCTAGAAGATAGCGGACTTCCCTTCACGCTAAACGGTGACATTACAATGCGCGTGAGTGTGTTTGAGGAAACTCCACCGAGTAATGGTCTCCTCTATCATCCAAAGTCAGTGCTGGTTGAAGTTGAAAATGTTGAAACAAATCTTGATGACATCGATAAAGCGTTTGAAGAATTAGGATTGGCAAAACAGGCAATCGCAGCAATAATCACAAATGAAAACGGTCCCATAGGGCAAGTAAAAAAACTAGCATCATCTCTGAACGTGCCAGTACGGATCGTTGACAATTACACGGACTTAGAAATTGCACGACGCGCCAAAGTACCACTTTCAAAACAATCAGGGGCAAAAAAACTATCACTCATTGAACTCACTTCACCGCCAAATATAAATTATATCGGAAGAGCAATTGGCAAGGTGACAGTCATAGGCTTAGGTCCTGGCAAAGAAAGCTGGCTAACCCCTGAAGTAAAAACAGCTTTAGAACAAGCAGAAATTCTTGTTGGCTATAAAACGTATGTCGATATGGTGCCTGTGCGGGTTGGCCAGCAGCGCCTAGCGTCTGATAATCGCGTTGAGCTTGATCGGGCTAGAGATGCACTTGATCTTGCCAATCAGGGGCGCAATGTTGTGGTGGTCTCCTCTGGTGATCCGGGTATTTTCGCAATGGCAAGTGCTGTTTTAGAGGCCATCGACAAAAACCCGGTGCGCTGGCAAAATATTGACTTTCAAATATGCCCAGGTCTTTCCGCCATGCAGGGAGCTGCCTCGCTTACAGGCGCACCGCTTGGTCATGATTTTGCGGTTATTTCACTCTCCGATATCCGCAAACCATTTGAAATAATTGAAAAACGACTAATCGCCGCCGCTAAATCAGACCTGGTGATCGCCATTTATAACCCCGCGTCAAAAACCCGCCGTGAGCAGGTTGAACGGATGAAAGAGTTATTGCTTGAGCATAAAGCGCCTGAGACCAATGTTTTAATGGCGAAGAATATCGGCAGAGACGGCGAGCAAACTCATTTCACGACATTAGGTGAGTTGGATACGGATATGATTGATATGCGAACCATGTTGATCATTGGCTCATCAAAAACAAAAGTGATCAAAGGGCCCAATCAAACTCAGTTGCTTTATACACCCCGTGATTATGGATAG